The proteins below are encoded in one region of Nitrospirota bacterium:
- a CDS encoding RusA family crossover junction endodeoxyribonuclease, whose amino-acid sequence MPIFRRQTRLLSSPRAVRVTSYRNPDKKVAAPRTAAKTTPRSLMPAAPSAQPQAGNHAIALTLPMPPSVNHQYATVNGRRLLSAAGRAYKAQVGQVVWLKLAQSPHRTALLAGLQSEWLALSIRFYFTSGLRRDVDGGLKIAQDALCDGLGLNDNRIVETHLYKHIDKDNPRIEVHLAPASAS is encoded by the coding sequence ATGCCAATTTTCCGGCGCCAGACCCGGCTTCTCTCTTCTCCCCGCGCCGTTCGCGTGACCTCCTACCGGAACCCCGACAAGAAAGTGGCCGCACCACGAACTGCGGCGAAAACCACTCCCCGTTCCCTCATGCCAGCAGCTCCATCAGCACAACCACAGGCCGGGAATCATGCGATAGCCCTGACCCTCCCGATGCCCCCCAGCGTGAACCATCAATATGCCACGGTGAACGGACGGAGATTGCTCTCTGCTGCTGGTCGCGCCTATAAGGCCCAGGTAGGACAAGTCGTCTGGCTGAAACTGGCACAATCCCCTCACCGAACTGCCCTGCTGGCAGGACTCCAGTCCGAGTGGCTCGCCCTCTCCATCAGATTTTATTTTACGTCGGGTCTCCGACGGGACGTGGATGGCGGGCTCAAGATCGCGCAGGACGCCCTCTGCGATGGGCTCGGCCTCAACGACAACCGCATCGTCGAAACCCACCTCTACAAACACATCGACAAGGACAACCCTCGCATCGAAGTGCATTTAGCCCCGGCATCCGCCTCCTAG
- a CDS encoding ABC transporter permease, with protein MAAFVWLTIMTALRILGRNRLRAGLTMLGIVIGVAAVIAMVSIGEGAKRAVQAQIATMGTNVIIIFPGVTSASGVRGSQGSAVTLTVSDALELRKRIPLLTDTGWSRRDVMQIVYGNKNWNGPINGISPSYLTIRDWSFTSGGPFTQTDLDSAARVALIGQTIVENLFEPGEEPVGAVIRIKNVPFRVIGVLTPKGQSSQGSDQDDVIFIPFSTAERKVFGTSFIGSVGAMFGSTDQVEDLPQAVEQIREILRARHRLQTEQNDDFTIRTQVDIGKVQEGTSETLTMMLFAIASVSLLVGGIGIMNILLVSVTERTREIGVRMAVGAKRHHIMMQFLIEAMTLSLVGGVLGIALGIAGAKLTTVIAGWPTIISGDVIVVAFFFSLVVGLFFGLYPANKAARLNPIEALRYE; from the coding sequence ATGGCGGCGTTTGTCTGGCTCACGATCATGACGGCCCTGCGGATCCTCGGACGGAACCGACTGCGCGCCGGTCTCACGATGCTGGGGATCGTCATCGGCGTGGCGGCGGTCATTGCGATGGTGAGCATCGGCGAGGGGGCTAAGCGGGCCGTGCAGGCGCAGATCGCGACGATGGGCACGAACGTCATCATCATCTTTCCCGGGGTGACCTCTGCGAGCGGGGTCCGGGGTAGTCAGGGGAGCGCCGTGACGCTGACCGTATCCGACGCCTTGGAGCTGAGAAAACGCATTCCCTTGCTGACCGACACCGGCTGGTCACGGCGCGATGTCATGCAAATCGTCTATGGGAACAAAAACTGGAACGGACCGATTAACGGGATCTCCCCAAGCTACCTCACCATTCGAGATTGGTCCTTTACGAGCGGCGGTCCCTTTACCCAGACGGATTTGGACAGCGCAGCCCGGGTCGCGCTCATCGGCCAGACGATCGTGGAGAACCTCTTTGAGCCTGGCGAAGAGCCGGTGGGGGCGGTGATTCGCATTAAGAACGTGCCGTTCCGCGTCATCGGGGTTCTGACGCCGAAAGGCCAGTCCTCTCAGGGCTCCGACCAGGACGATGTGATCTTCATTCCCTTCAGCACGGCGGAACGGAAGGTGTTCGGGACGTCGTTTATCGGGTCCGTCGGGGCCATGTTCGGCTCGACCGATCAGGTTGAAGATTTGCCTCAGGCGGTCGAGCAGATTCGGGAGATCTTGCGGGCGCGGCACCGGCTCCAGACTGAGCAGAACGACGACTTCACGATCCGGACCCAGGTCGATATCGGGAAGGTGCAAGAGGGCACCAGTGAGACCTTGACGATGATGTTGTTTGCCATCGCCTCCGTGTCGCTGCTGGTCGGGGGGATCGGCATCATGAATATCTTGCTGGTGTCCGTGACGGAACGGACGAGAGAGATCGGTGTCCGGATGGCAGTGGGAGCCAAGCGCCACCACATCATGATGCAGTTTCTGATCGAGGCCATGACCTTGAGCCTGGTGGGAGGGGTCTTGGGGATCGCGCTGGGGATCGCCGGAGCCAAGTTGACGACGGTCATCGCCGGCTGGCCGACCATCATTTCCGGCGACGTGATCGTGGTCGCGTTCTTCTTCTCGCTCGTCGTTGGGCTGTTCTTCGGCCTGTATCCTGCCAACAAGGCCGCCAGGCTGAATCCTATCGAAGCGCTCCGGTACGAATAA
- a CDS encoding ABC transporter ATP-binding protein, with amino-acid sequence MIECEDVWKVYRVGDVEVQALRGLSLTIEQGEFVAIMGSSGSGKSTLMNILGCLDQPTKGCYRLNGVEVGGLRPDELAGIRNQQIGFVFQSFNLIPRTSALENAQLPLFYRGLSLKDQRTQAAAALGRVGLHGREDHYPTQLSGGQQQRVAIARALVTSPSLLLADEPTGNLDSQSSREIMGILEALNRDEGITIILVTHEVDVAAYAAREIVIQDGKILSDRRTKARPPSSQVEVQI; translated from the coding sequence CTGATTGAATGCGAAGATGTCTGGAAGGTCTATCGCGTCGGCGACGTGGAGGTTCAGGCTCTGCGCGGCCTGAGTCTGACGATCGAGCAGGGCGAGTTTGTCGCGATCATGGGCTCCTCCGGTTCCGGTAAATCCACCCTCATGAATATTCTGGGCTGTCTCGATCAACCCACCAAAGGGTGTTACCGCCTGAACGGGGTCGAGGTCGGGGGGCTGCGGCCAGATGAATTGGCCGGGATCCGCAATCAGCAGATCGGGTTCGTCTTTCAGAGTTTCAACCTGATCCCTCGCACCAGCGCGCTCGAAAACGCCCAATTGCCATTGTTCTATCGAGGGCTGTCGCTCAAGGACCAACGGACGCAGGCCGCGGCGGCGTTAGGGCGTGTGGGGTTGCACGGCAGGGAAGACCATTATCCGACGCAGCTGTCCGGCGGGCAGCAGCAGCGTGTGGCGATCGCGCGGGCGCTGGTCACATCGCCCTCATTGCTCCTGGCCGACGAGCCGACCGGCAACCTGGATAGCCAGTCAAGCCGGGAGATCATGGGAATCCTGGAAGCGCTGAACCGCGATGAGGGCATTACGATCATCCTGGTGACGCATGAGGTGGATGTCGCGGCCTATGCGGCGCGCGAGATCGTGATTCAGGACGGGAAGATTCTCAGCGATCGCCGGACCAAGGCTCGTCCACCATCCAGCCAAGTCGAGGTCCAGATTTAG
- a CDS encoding efflux RND transporter periplasmic adaptor subunit, with the protein MRRAILIVGVLAVGAAIGGYVFFNGERKAPVRYRSAVVERGSVVSLVTATGTINPVVSVQVGTQVSGMIKSLHADFNSVVKAGDIVALIDPEPFKARRDQAASNLEMSKANVSRAKTDLAQRKRELDRVKSLVAQQYVSQNDVDVATTNFQSAEAQVNVAVAQVKQAEAALNAAELDLKYTVIRSPVNGIVVARTVEVGQTIAASFATPNLFLIALDLTKMQVDTNVSESDIGGITEGKEATFTVDAYPGHQFSGTIRQVRLAPINVQNVVTYNVVVNVDNQDLRLKPGMTANVSIVVAQRDAVLKVPNAALRFTPPTAGPSDRAASGGKPAKAKSAEPQVGANRGATAINRTIWKQGPSGEPEPIQVQTGISDGVATEIVSEELSEGTPVIVGIERPKGERGGKDLPPGFGSGGQKGSSRNRGL; encoded by the coding sequence ATGCGTCGTGCTATTTTGATCGTCGGAGTGCTGGCCGTTGGAGCCGCCATCGGCGGTTATGTTTTCTTCAATGGGGAGCGGAAAGCGCCGGTCCGTTATCGGAGCGCCGTGGTTGAGCGAGGCTCCGTCGTGTCGCTCGTGACGGCGACGGGCACGATCAATCCGGTCGTGTCGGTTCAGGTCGGGACCCAAGTGTCCGGCATGATCAAAAGTCTGCATGCCGATTTCAATTCGGTGGTCAAGGCCGGCGACATCGTAGCTCTGATCGACCCGGAACCCTTCAAAGCCCGCCGCGATCAAGCAGCCAGCAATCTTGAAATGTCGAAAGCGAATGTCTCGCGGGCCAAAACCGATCTGGCGCAGCGCAAGCGCGAGTTGGATCGGGTGAAGTCGCTGGTGGCGCAGCAGTACGTGTCGCAGAACGACGTGGATGTGGCGACGACGAATTTCCAATCGGCCGAGGCCCAAGTCAACGTGGCTGTGGCGCAGGTGAAACAGGCAGAGGCGGCGTTGAATGCCGCAGAGCTGGATTTGAAGTACACCGTCATCCGGTCGCCGGTGAACGGGATCGTCGTAGCGCGAACCGTGGAGGTCGGTCAGACGATTGCGGCCAGTTTCGCCACACCGAACCTTTTCCTGATCGCGCTCGATTTGACAAAGATGCAGGTCGATACGAACGTCAGCGAGTCCGATATCGGTGGGATCACCGAAGGGAAAGAAGCGACCTTTACCGTCGATGCTTATCCCGGCCATCAATTTTCCGGCACGATCCGTCAGGTCCGTCTTGCCCCGATCAATGTGCAAAATGTGGTGACCTATAACGTCGTGGTCAACGTCGATAATCAAGACCTCCGGCTGAAGCCTGGCATGACGGCAAATGTCTCCATCGTGGTGGCGCAACGAGACGCCGTGCTCAAGGTGCCGAATGCCGCCTTGCGATTCACGCCTCCGACCGCCGGTCCGTCCGATCGTGCTGCGTCAGGCGGTAAACCGGCCAAGGCGAAGAGCGCAGAGCCTCAGGTAGGCGCCAACAGAGGGGCCACGGCAATCAATCGAACCATCTGGAAGCAGGGACCGTCTGGAGAGCCTGAGCCGATTCAGGTTCAAACGGGCATTTCTGACGGGGTGGCCACGGAGATTGTGTCGGAGGAATTATCCGAGGGGACGCCGGTGATTGTGGGAATCGAGCGACCCAAAGGTGAGCGGGGCGGAAAGGATCTGCCACCGGGATTCGGGAGCGGCGGCCAGAAGGGCTCTTCGCGCAACCGGGGCCTGTAG
- a CDS encoding helix-hairpin-helix domain-containing protein — MKSGWMAAVVMIGAVSMVGCVSQKKYDEAVVDVDSARSELEKLRAQKNSLEQQVKTLKDLNSKFGNEAQVAHDELERIQHGRDKERGSAESRIKELEDRIRQFALQNRAVHQEYEDVKRHNQTLKSLVARYQKELKDQSRSAAGALESAVPTPSVPSVAAPVPPVTSAPQALSSSMNINKASVGDIVLVLGLPKDVADRIVANRPYRVKGELVAKNVVTKDIFDMIKDRISVGP; from the coding sequence ATGAAATCAGGATGGATGGCGGCGGTCGTGATGATCGGCGCAGTATCGATGGTCGGGTGTGTCTCTCAAAAGAAATATGATGAAGCGGTGGTCGATGTCGACTCGGCCCGGTCCGAGTTGGAGAAGCTTCGCGCGCAGAAGAACTCGCTGGAACAACAAGTCAAGACGCTCAAGGATCTCAACTCGAAGTTCGGGAATGAGGCTCAAGTCGCTCACGACGAGCTGGAGCGTATCCAGCACGGGCGCGACAAGGAGCGCGGCAGCGCCGAGAGCCGAATTAAAGAACTCGAAGATCGCATCAGGCAATTCGCCCTGCAGAACCGGGCGGTGCATCAGGAATATGAGGATGTGAAGCGGCACAATCAAACGCTCAAGTCCCTGGTCGCCCGGTATCAGAAAGAGCTCAAGGACCAGTCCCGCTCCGCGGCGGGAGCGCTCGAGTCTGCCGTTCCGACTCCGAGCGTCCCATCGGTTGCGGCCCCTGTCCCTCCTGTGACGAGCGCGCCTCAAGCCTTGTCGTCTTCCATGAACATCAATAAGGCTTCTGTCGGGGACATCGTGTTGGTGCTCGGTCTCCCCAAGGACGTGGCCGATCGTATCGTGGCCAACCGCCCCTACCGGGTGAAGGGTGAGTTGGTGGCGAAGAACGTGGTGACTAAAGATATTTTCGACATGATCAAGGATCGGATCAGCGTCGGTCCTTAA
- a CDS encoding undecaprenyl-diphosphate phosphatase, with amino-acid sequence MNEWGPGLATILGIVEGLTEFLPVSSTGHLILVGHALGFEGDLAASAEISIQLGAILAVIAYERQKLAFITGQAWRERQEASAMIRARGATSWTATLQASWVAHRNLWFLLGLGLAFLPAAAIGFLTHSWIKSHLFTPQTVAISSIVGGLIILAVEARRNQPTVQQLEQVSLRSAFWIGMAQCASLLPGMSRSGSTIIGGLLVGLDRKVATEYSFFLALPTLIAATCYQMWKSRDLFRQEDYLALGVGMLVSFAVAWIVIAAFLTFVKRHTLRPFAYYRIVMGIAVFYIFGF; translated from the coding sequence ATGAACGAATGGGGCCCCGGTCTCGCCACGATCCTCGGTATCGTGGAGGGGCTGACAGAGTTTCTCCCTGTCTCGTCGACCGGCCACTTGATTCTCGTTGGGCATGCCTTGGGATTCGAAGGAGATCTCGCAGCCAGCGCGGAAATTTCAATCCAGCTTGGCGCCATCCTCGCCGTCATCGCCTATGAGCGGCAGAAGCTGGCCTTCATAACCGGACAAGCCTGGCGTGAACGGCAGGAGGCCTCGGCCATGATCCGAGCCCGTGGCGCCACCTCCTGGACGGCAACCCTGCAAGCATCGTGGGTGGCCCACCGGAATCTCTGGTTTCTCCTCGGACTCGGGCTCGCCTTTCTCCCGGCAGCGGCGATCGGGTTCCTCACCCATAGCTGGATCAAGAGCCATCTCTTTACGCCACAAACCGTCGCCATCTCCTCCATCGTCGGGGGCCTGATCATTCTTGCTGTCGAGGCCCGCCGTAATCAGCCAACGGTCCAACAGCTTGAACAAGTCAGCTTGCGATCGGCCTTCTGGATCGGTATGGCCCAATGCGCCTCATTACTACCAGGCATGTCCCGATCCGGCTCCACGATCATCGGAGGGCTCTTGGTCGGGCTGGACCGGAAAGTCGCGACGGAATATTCTTTCTTCCTCGCCCTTCCGACCCTCATCGCGGCGACCTGCTATCAAATGTGGAAATCTCGGGACCTCTTCCGGCAGGAGGACTATCTGGCGCTCGGAGTCGGGATGCTGGTGTCGTTCGCCGTCGCCTGGATCGTCATCGCCGCCTTCCTCACCTTCGTGAAGCGCCATACGCTCCGCCCCTTCGCCTACTACCGAATCGTGATGGGCATTGCCGTATTCTACATCTTCGGGTTTTAA